tgagaacaTTCCATCTATTCTTAGAAGAGAACAGTACCActgttctcgtctgagaacaATGGCCGGCGGTGAATGGGTTGCAGAGGTGGCAGGCGGTGGGGGGGTTACGGAGGTGGCCGACGGCGAATTAGGTTGGCCGACGGAGGTCAGAATGGAGTGGAGAGGGAGTCGGAATGGAGACGggataattaaaattacttaaataatattaaattaagtttaataagatttagtattaaattatgtttgatttttattaaattaggcttaatttctattaaattaggcttaatttgtcttaaattagacttaatttgtattaaatttgGGTGGAATGGAGGGCTAAATTGGTCCGGTTTTGATAATTGAGGGGGATGATTATCTCACTCTCTTTGGCTTGATTTGATACgtttttgccaagttcaggggaaAAGTGATCCACTTAAACGAACTTGGGTTTTtttgatacttcgtgccaagttgagggggtaaaatgatcctttgttcaccCATCTTTTATCCTTCTactttaatactccctccgttccatttcagaagtcccatttgactttacacacagattaagaaaacattaattattcttgtcttttcatatttttttcatgttttgcccctattaatgatagtagAATTTTTcatagaactcttttaagataattaaaataagggtaaaatagggtattcaatggaaaaatattctaaaaatggtaatgggactttttaaatgggacatcccaaaatggaatatgggacttcttaaacgggacggagggagtagttttTTTATACTTGacccgattttttttttttaggaaatTAGACTCTACACCACCAAACAGCTACTTATTCTCAGTGATACAATTATACAAACACACTTATCCCCTTGCCAAAATACATCAGTCTTCTTCCTCCCTTCTTCTTTACGTTTCTTCTTGACTTTTTACGctcaaaatattgaaaaatacaaaatcctCATCACCGATAATAACAAAAGTATTTTATATCGTAAGGTTGCCCCTAAAATGGCGATGGGTTGCGGATCTATGGGTTTGCTGGCGATGGCGGCGGCGATGGGTTGTCAATTGATGGATTTGACGACGGCGGCGGCGGGTTGTCGATTGATGGCGGCAGCGATGGATTGTCGATTGTTGGATTTTCTGGCTGAGGTGCTGACAGCGGTGCGATTTCTGGCAACAAGAACAGCGACAACCACAATAATGAGGATGGATCCGGTTGAGATTATGATTAAAGCTAGCTACTAGCTTAGAACagatttgtaaataaaaaatttgagttGTACCAAATTTTTATCAATGTTTCAATTTGAAATCTCAATTTTATTCATATCAAAGAGGTGCAAAATTAGAGGGAAGTTAAATTTGTACTGTGGAGATATCATAGATCAACTAAAAGTTAAGTGTGGGATAAAAATATAGCCTAAAGTTGCCAATGTCCAAAAGGGTTAGGAAAGAACTTACATTCTCGTATCTCCGACGCCCGCCATTCTACCTAAAATCATATAGCACGTATAATGAACAAATTGTTGATATAGAAGTATTAATtctaattgaattatatttgtTAGGCTTAATGGtggaaaaaaattccaaatctttacgacttgttgcaattttatccaaatcttttaatttttacaataatattcaatttacatttttttattgcaataatatccaaattgtattttttttattgtaataatatccaaattgcatttttttactgcaataatagtcaaattgatggctaaacttgttatttcaattgaaatattagactattattattttttgatgtataataatatagtaaaagtcccaaaaatggcaaaattacttaaaaaaattcatataaaaagtgcaatttggctattattgcaacaaaataatgcaatttggatattattgcaaaaattaaaagatttggataaaATTATAACAAGTCATAAaggttcgttttttttttttgccattaagcatATTTCTTAAGTAGCCAATAACAACAAAATTAtcttaatttcaaatatttcaaatgtAAAATTCCAATTAAATAGAATGCTACATAATATTTatctttgattaaaaaaatcattttttatgtGCAATTTTATCTTTACTGCAactgctaaaattaaaaattagccGTTATGATTTGTGCAATATTATCatgctaaaataatttaaactcttAATCAATtgataataacaataaaatgaTTGAATACTAAATAGTTAAATgtattcaaaaacaaaaaaagtttaataGAAATATggcatatatatttatttgtagATCTTTTCAAATTTGGAATAATAACTTACGTAAACATAATTAGCTATAtgcccaaaaaaaaaaatttacctcTCTTCTTAACAAGGAATTCGAGAGTCCAAAAAGTCATTTCCAAATTTGCTAGGCCAAAGATCAACTAGAAGAATCCGAATTGAGAAGCTTCCAAGCCCGTGAAACTTCGTGGAAACATTCCAATTCAGCCAATTGTCttgacatattttttaaattcgagTCTTATCAtggacaattttaaaattttggcagaagagttttgaaaaaaaaaacttttcaattgtttaaaaaaactgaggcttaatttcttaaaaaaaacctcaccttacattttttttcgtttataccctgatcttataaaaataccatttgtatcaaattttgagtttttatgtttcatctctacccaaaaacattaaattatactcttttcatttgaaaagagtttaaaacaatccttcatttttaacttatatactaattagatattaatgttattaatagtacaaaaataccatcttcttcaaaaaaaataaaaataaaaataatcataatttttttaatttttttaaaaatatttccaatttttttttaattttttaatttttttccgacaaaaaaattaaaaataataataattttttttattttttttattttataaaatttaaaaaattaattaatttatttggatgtatttgattatgttttaagtttaaggatttatttgtattttttaaaaaagaaaaaagtatgttttaaactctttttcaaatgaaaagagtacaatttaatgcttttgggtagggatgaaacataaaaatccaaaattgggtacaaatggtgtttttacaaggtcatggtataagcgaagaaaaagtgcaaggtggttttttttaaggaattaagccaaaagctgATAACGTAGTGATAACACCTTGCAAGGGCGAAGTAATGTCGTCAAAAAGAATATTACTAAGTCAAGCAATTTACTGACCTAGTGTCTAGGGGGTCACCGAGCTACAAGAGACAAGATCACACCTCGGTCCAGCCGAAGTGCAAAGGTCACTGGAAAACGTCCTCCCGAGTTATGATGATCGACATCATAGTTCGGCTGAACAATACCATTAGGTCAGTCTCTGAAGTGCCTCAGAACGAGACTAACACCCGAAAAACCCAGAGGATCAATACTCACGTGTAACTGATTCgagggaccacagaagatcctcTGACAAGAGCAAAAAGAATGTTCCATGTGTCTGATGCACCTAATAAACTGAGCCAATATGAAGAAAAACACGCCACGTAAGCATAATAGAAAAAGGGACCACAAGAAGGAGAAGAGGAACGCACAACAAGGTTTGCACTGGTCCTACTATAAAAAGGACCTTACGTGCAAATCctaaataattcttttttcaccaatcttcttcttctttcccttACCTGAAAAACTCACTTGAGCGTTTGAGCGAACgaccggtgacccccaccggaatTTCTTCTGGCCTCTGTTTACTGTTGTGTGCAGGTACCAAGAGATCGGATCCGTTTTGTGATTCGTCaagagaaaatgatttttttgaactttttctttttttgaactttcaatattttgaaattGTGCAAGTGAACTTTTACGTTGGAAaagaaaatcacaaaaataactaaaaatttgAGGAGTTGAgtgttaaaaataaatcaaagaatTTTAAATGCTCtttctaaaaaatttaaggtcaaataatcaaaaaatgccaaacctttcataaaaatttcataaaaattcaaacctttcaattttatccaatttgttctaaaacgcatgatttcgttttaGTTAtatccaactacacaattttacttatgtggcgctaatgtgtggcatgccacatcaacccacgtaggcgccacatggGCAAAATCACGTAATTGgacataattaaaatgaaatcatgcgtttcaggacaaatttgataaaattgaaaggtttggacttttgtgaaattttcataaaaagtttgaccttttttagtcatttgaccaaaatttaaagatttttctgcactatttataaatattaagagTTCAAATGgccaaaaaaaaactttaaggGCTTACATGCTTAAATTGATAGtctttttatttctaattttttttattattaaaaaaaacgtttGTGAAAGTAATTGAACCCACAATTTTAATAGAAGTAATAAATTTactgtttatttgtttatatcttGTCCTAATCTAAATTAGTCGTATCAACATGATATTCATATAttgaatgattaaaataaaaatatgtaaaataggACAGCAAGACTGCTGTTGATGCTATCAGAAAGAATGATAGTTCTGCTAACGCTAACACGAACCTTTTTCGAGCCATCAGGTCCATTCTGGACAGACCTTGGCAAGTGAGTGTTTACCATACGTATAGAGAAAGAAACCGCTGCGCGGATTGGATGGCTGACTATGGTTTTTCTCGTCCCATTGGAATTTCTATTCATGAAGAAATGCTGCCGGATATAGCTAACCTGATGCTTGAAGATATAGCTGGTGTCTCTATTCCTAGAGTTTGTAGAATTGATTAGTTTGTTCCCTAAGCTTTGGCCTTTCTTcgcagataaaaaaaaataaaaaaaaataaaaatatgtaaaataggATTTATGTAGACTCACATTCACATGAAGAGTGTATACACTGTGagtatatattttgaataataaacttgaaaataaaattattgaaaagtgGGACTAGATACAAAATTTGgttcatttcaaaacacaaacaATTTAAAGTAACTTTACAAATAAATCACAGAAGGAAAACCTATTTGACTACTTTACATCCTCTTAAGCAGCAACTTCATGAGTTCTCTCCACTTCAATTCCATCATACTCTGCATGTATacattttcaatattaaaatgTTTCTTTCACTTGTAGTccaattaaatagaaaatactagtttcaaaaaaaaaatactaattaagTGAGATTTTAACTATGATGTTATGATTATTTTAACACATTTTCGAATGGAAATGCTCAAAGAAAACAACTTTTAATCATAAGCTCTAATCATTCACCAATAAGGTCTAATCATGTCACCTAAAGTTTCAACGGTCATAATTTAGTGGTAGGGACATatagcattttttttaaatcatactTTATCTTGTACATCAAACACTAGAACTTTTAATCTAATAGTACTATCATCTAAATATTTAAACAGTTAGAAGTGAAATtccaataatatttattattatttctaacACATATTGCCGCACGCCTAAATGAGCTTGATTAAAGGTTCATAATTAAGAAATAAGTTCAAAATCAGTTTATGTTGTATATCAAATTTTAGAACTTTGATTAAAGGTTctaatatatatcataatttgaCTAAAAGTTTAAACTGTTACTGAAATTACAACTATAATTTTGTTattctctaaaaataaaattgcttCACAATATAACGTTTTATGTTAGATATTGGGGTTAAACATTTTAACGGTTCTCCAactatagtttttttataaaatgattatcgaattattctttttttacaTAATGACcaccaaattatttttttataaaatggttatcgaACTATAGAAAATTTGCTAAACTATAGCTTTGTGCATAACGGTTACCGGATTTTATAATTCGATaatcattttgtaattttttacagttcggtaatttttttttacaaaaataataattagataaccgtttataaatttttataacttgataatcattttataaaagATTATAGTTCAATAACAGCAAAAATATTGCCCCTGCATACTAAGTTAGAATTTCAGCTGGTAGACtcttaaagataaaaaaataaaataaaaagaagaaatgataagagaaaataattacagTTGGAATTCAATGTTGATGGAGGTAGAAGAATTAGCGACATTTCCAAAAGCCGTCGCCGATAAGACAATGGTGGTGCCGGAATCGGAAGGAGGGGAAACGGAAGAAAGAGCATAATCAACAATCTTGACTTGAATAATCTGGTCGGGGAAACAAGAACTAGCCTCCGAAGCACTAATACATCTCACCAAATATTCCCTTCCACACGACGCGCCATTGTTCCATATCCCATCTCCGGCCGCCGCGAATAAATTATTCGACGGGAACTGAGACTCGTCGTTGCCGTAGCAAGTCGTCGCTAAATATATAGTTTCACAAATTAATTAACACAGACCAACTGTAAAAAACATAGAATTTATTTTGTGGGTAGTTTAATATTACTTACGTAGATACGGAGGGTCGTAAAAAGCAGCGGTGCCTACATCGGcatgagaggaagagagaagaTTGGAGATTATGAGTAGAATGAAGGTGATGAAGATGGGTTGCATTTTTATCTTTGTAGAAGATTGGGATTGGTGATTATAAAAAGATATGAAATTATTGAAGTCAACGAAGACTATTCAATTGTATTTTGCCAAAggaaaatgtttagaaacgtagCAAAAACGGCTGTATGGGCCTGTCTGTATTGGAAATTCCGCCGTTGATGTGCTCTATTTACGCGTACTTCATTTATTGGGCTCCTTACAAATTTacctcaaaaacaaaaataataggaTAATATACCTCAACACataaaagttagaaaaaatatatcGCAACTTTttagatattatatttttactctacaTGACAAAAGGTTAATGAATTTACTCCAACGTAAAAAATGCATGACCTGATACTTTCCTTCTTTTCtatctttctttctcttttcactttttttctttttctctctctcttcttccacttttcttctttttctttcttccttttttttccctgcatttttcattttcattttttttaattttccgtCATCTtcaatcataaattttatttcaatttttttaattatttacgtatcattattttttatctcgcaatTTGATATTTCAGATCTAGATCTAAAAAAGCACCAGTGATATTATCATATTTGGAGTGAGGGAGTGGTGATATTTGAAacgatttattttttgatttagagagtaaaaaaaaaattggtttgcAGAAGGATAGTGAGATCTTGAGAATGAAAgaggaaaaaggaaaaaaagtttGTTGCAAGGCATTCTAAACAAAATCAATACCAAACAAACTTCTTCGTAACTTAATGCATGCTTTTACTCGtaaatttatatactttaacctattttattttttatttttttgtaatttggcCTATCAAACGCATGTacgtttcatttttatttatttgaattccaaaatattaaactttataATAGTTTGATGTCTTTTTATCCAGTTAGGACATGTACTTGTTTATAGATAAAAATGAGCGAgttagaaataaatttaaagctGATATGTGAACAAAATAAagcataattttataaaattgaggcctaattacttaaaggctaatcacctcaaaaactaccgaccttttattttttttcaataacaccctgaccttgcaatttcgtcaattgcaccctatttcgtatttttacatttcaatagcaccctaaattaaaaaaaaatagatgatttcatgattataaggattaaattttataaaataaccaaATCTAAGGATCAATTTATACTATTTTCTACTTGGCTAAATTTTAACAAGTCCCTTAACTTAAAATatgttcaaataaatcatcttctccattaattcaaaattaaaaaaaaaattatcttcccCGACATCTTTTCTGCTCGACCCGCTGCCGCTTCTGAATCCGCAACCACCCACCGCCGCTTCCGGGACCAGCAGCTGGCCTCCTTCcggccatggaagaccagctggtcttccatggccgGAAGAccaagaccagcagatctgctggtcttctggccgtggaagaccagcagatctgctggtcttctcgccgtggaagaccagcagatctgctggtcttctcgCCGTGGAAGACCATGGAAGagcagcagatctgctggtcttctcaacaggccatggaagaccagctgctgctggtcttccatggccgggaagaccagctgctggttgctggtcttccatggccgGGAAGACCAGCTGCTGGTCTTCCTTTGGGGAAGACCAGCTCGTCTTCCCCAAAGGgaggtcttccatggaagacgcgCAGCTCGTCTTCCATGAAAGACCGGTGACGGAGAGCGGCGTTTGAACGGAGGTGGTGACGTAGAGCGGCGGCGTTCGAacggatttatttatttttcgttattagtttaattattttttattatagagAAGAGGGTTTGTATATATAATGTTAAACATCATATGATATTtagagtttttaaaaaatatgaaggattcattttgaactttatccaaatgaaaatagttcaatttaatactttagggtgctattgaaacgtaaaaatacgaaatagggtgcaattgacgaaattaaaaggtcagagtgttattgaaaaaaaaatgaaaggtcggtagtttttgaggtgattagccttacttaaaaaaacctcaccttataacatttattcgtttataccctgatatagaaaaaagttcatttgtatcctttttttaattttttattttcgtctctaccctaaagagctaatttgacctcttttcatttagaaaaatattcaaaatgatcctttatatttagcttatattctaattaaatattaatattattaatcatttataatgttctcatcctttaattaatttaattgtcaaaaatttaaattttaggatagagatgaaaacgaaaaataaaaaaaaggatacaaatgaactttttcctgcgtgagagtataaacgaaaaaatattaaaaggtgggaattttttaagtaattaggcttaAAATTTAACACATTGACCTTTTACACATCTAATCTACAACTATAACTCATTGCATTGCACCCTCTACTTTTGTTTAATTACACTATTGCACttaccttattttattttatttttaacatataacTTACAGAA
This region of Mercurialis annua linkage group LG1-X, ddMerAnnu1.2, whole genome shotgun sequence genomic DNA includes:
- the LOC126672903 gene encoding EG45-like domain containing protein, yielding MQPIFITFILLIISNLLSSSHADVGTAAFYDPPYLPTTCYGNDESQFPSNNLFAAAGDGIWNNGASCGREYLVRCISASEASSCFPDQIIQVKIVDYALSSVSPPSDSGTTIVLSATAFGNVANSSTSINIEFQLV